In a genomic window of Amycolatopsis japonica:
- a CDS encoding Acg family FMN-binding oxidoreductase, translating into MERRENWSTGETEVLARTLLRAPSVHNTQPWILEFDGGRLLLIERRDLTLPEHDPLGRDRVISCGAALTNLELAVRVLGYAPRTEAFPEPGRPEVVASVTPGERALPSADDLHRYSAIERRRSHRRRFAGRPVSRQRIGELADTAASAGVEARPIRDELELVRVAELLEFAAEAHQHDHGYQRELALWTIRDEVSHRHGVGLAATALPPGSLPWAGLVRPSTALPDSVILTHRLTEETLLVFLTLDDTRHDHLAVGQAVQRTWLDAVDGGLVGSVLTQPLHLPEVRSALCEDLELAGFPQVLMRLGYPAGAVPSSPRRAIDEILGRGF; encoded by the coding sequence ATGGAGCGACGAGAGAACTGGTCGACGGGGGAGACGGAGGTTCTGGCACGGACCTTGCTTCGGGCGCCCTCGGTGCACAACACCCAGCCGTGGATCCTGGAGTTCGACGGCGGCAGGCTCCTGTTGATCGAACGCCGTGATCTGACCCTCCCGGAACACGATCCGCTGGGCCGCGACCGGGTGATCTCCTGCGGCGCCGCCCTCACGAACCTGGAGCTCGCCGTCCGTGTGCTCGGCTACGCACCGCGCACGGAGGCCTTCCCGGAACCGGGCCGCCCGGAAGTGGTCGCGTCGGTCACGCCAGGCGAGCGTGCGTTGCCGTCCGCGGACGATCTGCACCGCTACTCGGCCATCGAACGACGGCGCAGCCACCGGCGGCGGTTCGCCGGCCGACCGGTCTCGCGTCAGCGGATCGGCGAGCTGGCGGACACCGCCGCTTCGGCGGGCGTCGAAGCCAGGCCGATCCGTGACGAGCTGGAACTGGTTCGCGTCGCCGAACTGCTCGAATTCGCGGCGGAGGCCCATCAGCACGACCACGGATACCAGCGCGAGCTCGCCCTGTGGACGATCCGGGACGAGGTCTCGCATCGACACGGTGTGGGGCTCGCCGCGACGGCGCTTCCTCCGGGCTCGCTGCCCTGGGCGGGCTTGGTCCGGCCGTCGACGGCGTTGCCGGACAGCGTGATCCTGACCCATCGGCTGACGGAAGAGACGTTGCTCGTCTTCTTGACCCTCGACGACACTCGCCACGACCACCTGGCCGTGGGGCAGGCCGTGCAGCGCACTTGGCTTGACGCGGTCGACGGAGGTCTCGTCGGCTCGGTGCTGACCCAGCCGCTGCACCTGCCCGAAGTGCGTTCCGCGTTGTGCGAGGATCTCGAACTCGCCGGTTTCCCGCAGGTGCTCATGCGGCTCGGCTATCCCGCCGGTGCGGTGCCGTCCAGCCCGCGTCGCGCGATCGACGAAATACTCGGTCGCGGTTTCTGA
- a CDS encoding response regulator transcription factor — translation MVTKVFLVDDHEIVRRGLSDLLGSEPDIEISGEAASVSEALTRIPATETDIAVLDVRLPDGTGIELCRELLSTRTDLRCLMLTSYADDEALLTAIMAGASGFVLKQVLGNDLVSAIRTIAEGGSLLDSRTTAALMNRIRREHDRDDPIAGLSEQERAVFELIGEGLTNREIGERLFLAEKTIKNYVSRILGKLGIQRRTQAAVLANELKKEDRLRLFGDR, via the coding sequence ATGGTGACCAAGGTGTTCCTGGTCGACGATCACGAGATCGTCCGGCGGGGGCTGTCCGATCTGCTCGGCAGCGAGCCGGACATCGAGATCTCCGGCGAAGCCGCGTCGGTCTCCGAAGCGCTCACCCGGATTCCCGCGACCGAAACCGACATCGCGGTGCTGGACGTCCGCCTCCCGGACGGCACCGGCATCGAGCTGTGCCGCGAGCTGCTCTCGACTCGGACCGACCTGCGTTGCCTGATGCTCACGTCCTACGCCGACGACGAGGCCCTGCTCACCGCGATCATGGCGGGCGCTTCCGGCTTCGTCCTGAAACAGGTGCTCGGCAACGACCTCGTCTCGGCGATCAGGACCATCGCCGAAGGCGGCTCACTGCTCGACAGCCGCACCACCGCCGCCCTGATGAACCGCATCCGCCGGGAGCACGACCGCGACGATCCGATCGCCGGGTTGTCCGAGCAGGAACGAGCCGTCTTCGAGCTCATCGGGGAAGGGCTCACCAACCGGGAGATCGGCGAACGGCTCTTCCTGGCGGAGAAGACCATCAAGAACTACGTTTCCCGCATCCTCGGCAAACTCGGCATCCAGCGCCGGACCCAGGCCGCCGTGCTCGCGAACGAGCTCAAGAAGGAAGACCGGCTCCGCCTGTTCGGCGACCGCTAG